Proteins encoded together in one Penicillium digitatum chromosome 1, complete sequence window:
- a CDS encoding N-acetylglucosamine-phosphate mutase, which yields MASPAVKKAITEAALQYTKPEGKVFEYGTAGFRMKADLLNTVVFAVGLLASLRSKKLSGQWIGVMVTASHNPAEDNGVKLVDPMGEMLEAEWEAYATRLANAPLDNIADVYDELVKEIDVNMANPARVVFARDTRASGSRLVGVLNAALTVTDVEFVDFKYMTTPQLHYVVRCKNTLGTQYEYGEPTEQGYYEKLANSFKKVMRGVKVQGSLTVDCANGVGGPKLRELMKYLAGIDVKIVNDDVINPDSLNFDCGADFVKTKQRAPPSSKAAALDRCASLDGDADRLVYYFQDESNVFRLLDGDRIATLAASFIGDLARNAGIASKLKIGVVQTAYANGASTDYIEKILKLPIICTNTGVKHLHHAALRFDVGVYFEANGHGTVTFSENALKVIKNTEPQSPAQQHALESLQALTDLINQAVGDALSDALLVEAILAHKGWSPKEWLGTYTDLPSRLVRVEVNDRSIFKAYDAERKLESPAGLQGTIESLQSRYNKGRSFARASGTEDAVRVYAEAASRSEADDLATRVANAVSEAGSA from the exons ATGGCCTCTCCGGCTGTCAAGAAAGCGATCACCGAGGCGGCGTTGCAGTACACAAAGCCAGAGGGCAAGGTATTTGAGTATGGCACAGCAGGG TTTCGCATGAAAGC CGACCTCCTGAACACCGTTGTTTTTGCAGTGGGCTTGCTTGCAAGTCTGCGGTCGAAGAAGCTTAGTGGACAATGGATTGGTGTTATGGTTACTGCTAGCCACAACCCCGCGGAGGACAATGGTGTCAAGCTGGTTGACCCCATG GGCGAGATGCTTGAA GCCGAGTGGGAGGCGTACGCGACAAGACTGGCAAATGCTCCATTGGATAATATCGCCGATGTCTATGATGAACTTGTCAAGGAAATTGATGTCAATATGGCCAACCCCGCTCGTGTGGTCTTCGCTCGTGACACCCGTGCTTCTGGTTCCCGTCTAGTAGGCGTTCTGAACGCCGCGCTCACCGTGACAGACGTTGAGTTTGTGGACTTTAAATACATGACCACCCCGCAGCTTCACTACGTTGTTCGCTGCAAAAACACCCTTGGAACACAATACGAGTATGGCGAGCCAACTGAGCAAGGATACTATGAGAAGCTTGCAAACTCCTTCAAGAAGGTTATGCGAGGAGTGAAGGTCCAGGGTTCCTTGACTGTGGATTGCGCCAACGGTGTTGGTGGGCCTAAATTGAGGGAACTGATGAAGTATCTTGCTGGAATCGATGTTAAGATTGTCAACGATGATGTTATCAACCCTGACTCCCTGAACTTTGAT TGCGGTGCCGACTTTGTCAAGACCAAGCAACGtgctcctccttcttccaaAGCTGCTGCGCTTGATCGATGCGCTTCGCTTGACGGTGACGCCGATCGTCTTGTTTACTACTTCCAGGACGAGAGCAACGTGTTCCGCCTTCTGGATGGTGACCGCATTGCCACCCTTGCCGCTTCTTTTATCGGCGATCTTGCCCGCAATGCTGGAATTGCTTCGAAACTGAAGATTGGTGTTGTCCAGACCGCCTATGCTAATGGTGCAAGCACAGATTACATTGAGAAGATCCTCAAGCTCCCCATTATCTGTACCAACACCGGCGTGAAGCACCTCCACCACGCCGCACTACGGTTCGATGTTGGTGTCTACTTTGAGGCCAACGGACATGGCACAGTCACCTTCTCCGAGAATGCTCTGAAGGTCATCAAGAACACCGAGCCTCAATCGCCAGCGCAGCAGCACGCCCTGGAGAGCCTTCAGGCACTGACTGATTTGATCAACCAAGCTGTCGGTGATGCTCTGTCCGATGCACTTCTTGTGGAGGCCATCCTCGCCCACAAAGGCTGGTCACCCAAGGAGTGGCTTGGAACCTACACTGACCTTCCATCGCGTCTCGTGCGTGTCGAGGTCAATGACCGTTCCATTTTTAAGGCATACGACGCCGAGCGTAAGCTTGAGTCTCCTGCCGGTCTGCAGGGCACCATCGAATCTCTTCAGTCTCGGTACAACAAGGGCCGCAGTTTCGCCCGTGCCAGTGGTACCGAGGATGCCGTCCGTGTGTACGCTGAGGCTGCCAGCCGCTCCGAGGCGGACGACCTCGCCACTCGCGTCGCCAACGCCGTTAGCGAGGCAGGCAGTGCCTAA
- a CDS encoding ATP-dependent RNA helicase, putative, with translation MPIAKKRKVAHAAPAAPVEESDVESNASSSSPQPTAKDADVEDGASDSNTQPTADDPNVDGASSETEPSAPKTFKELGLIDSLCEACDKMGYKAPTPIQSESIPLALQGRDIIGLAETGSGKTASFVLPILQALMEKPQPFFGLVMAPTRELAYQISLACESLGATINVRSTTLVGGMDMVPQSIALGKKPHIIVATPGRLLDHLENTKGFSLRNLKFLVMDEADRLLDMDFGPILDKILKVLPRERRTFLFSATLSSKVESLQRASLSNPARVSISSSKYATVETLQQTYILRPYKHKDIYLVYLLHEFIGQSVIIFMRTVHETQRVAFLLRGLGFGAIPLHGQMSQSARLGALGKFRSKSREILVATDVAARGLDIPSVDCVLNFDLPTDSKTYIHRVGRTARAGKSGTAISFVTQYDVEIWQRIEAAMGKELAEFPAPKDEAMVFAEQVSASQRDAIQAMKHYDEKKGAKGKGKFSFKGKRSRDAMDQEEG, from the exons ATGCCGATTGCCAAAAAGCGCAAGGTCGCACACGCGGCACCTGCTGCACCTGTTGAAGAAAGCGACGTTGAATCAAATGCAAGCTCTTCAAGCCCCCAACCTACCGCTAAGGATGCCGATGTCGAAGATGGCGCGAGCGATTCAAACACCCAACCCACCGCCGATGACCCCAATGTTGATGGCGCTTCCTCCGAGACTGAACCCAGCGCTCCCAAAACATTCAAAGAACTGGGTCTGATCGACTCGCTCTGTGAGGCCTGTGACAAAATGGGATACAAGGCTCCTACACCAATCCAGTCCGAATCAATCCCGCTGGCACTTCAGGGTCGTGATATTATTGGATTGGCTGAAACAGGATCTGGAAAGACAGCCTCATTTGTACTACCGATTCTTCAAG CACTCATGGAAAAACCCCAGCCTTTCTTTGGCCTCGTAATGGCCCCAACCCGTGAACTGGCATACCAGATTTCACTAGCGTGTGAGTCTCTTGGTGCAACAATTAACGTCAGATCCACCACATTGGTCGGCGGCATGGACATGGTTCCTCAGTCAATCGCTTTGGGAAAGAAACCTCACATTATCGTTGCCACCCCCGGTAGACTTCTCGACCACCTCGAGAACACGAAGGGCTTCTCCCTCCGCAACTTGAAATTCCTCGTCATGGATGAAGCAGACAGACTCCTCGATATGGATTTCGGCCCTATTCTCGATAAGATCCTGAAGGTCCTGCCGCGCGAGCGCAGAACCTTCTTATTCTCCGCCACTCTGAGCTCAAAGGTAGAATCTCTCCAGCGAGCCTCGCTTTCAAATCCGGCCCGCGTCTCGATCTCTTCCAGCAAGTACGCCACCGTGGAAACCCTCCAGCAAACCTATATCCTTCGTCCTTATAAACACAAGGACATCTACCTTGTTTACCTCCTCCACGAATTCATCGGCCAGTCTGTTATTATCTTTATGCGCACCGTTCATGAGACGCAGCGTGTTGCTTTCCTGCTGCGCGGTCTAGGCTTTGGCGCAATCCCTCTCCATGGGCAGATGTCTCAATCCGCTCGCCTGGGAGCATTGGGAAAATTCCGATCGAAGAGTCGTGAAATCCTGGTCGCCACTGATGTTGCCGCTCGTGGTTTGGACATACCGTCTGTGGACTGCGTTTTGAATTTTGACTTGCCAACCGACAGTAAGACCTATATCCATCGGGTAGGTCGTACAGCACGTGCCGGAAAGTCTGGAACTGCCATCTCTTTTGTCACACAATATGATGTAGAAATTTGGCAGCGCATAGAGGCTGCAATGGGCAAAGAGTTGGCCGAGTTTCCCGCACCAAAAGATGAGGCTATGGTGTTTGCCGAGCAAGTGAGTGCCTCGCAGCGTGACGCCATCCAGGCGATGAAGCACTACGACGAGAAAAAGGGGGCCAAAGGTAAAGGAAAGTTCTCATTCAAGGGTAAGCGAAGTCGCGATGCCATGGACCAGGAAGAGGGCTAG
- a CDS encoding Ribosome biogenesis protein SSF1/SSF2 codes for MAKQRVKKRTHQKPQNASVVKGSAASMSKTPKSMVIRVGASQVGSSVTQLVKDVRRMMEPDTAVRLKERKSNRLRDYTVMTGPLGVTHLMLFSKSATGNTNMRLAVTPRGPTLHFKVENYSLCKDVERSMKRPKSGGQDHKTPPLLVMNNFTTPGATEDSKVPKRLETLTTTIFQSLFPPINPQIQPLSSIRRVMLLNREPAEKDSDSYILTLRHYAIATKKTGVSKRIRRLDPKEIRNRDKKKTAVPNLGKLEDAADYLLDPSAAGYTSASETELDTDAEVEVAESTTRRVLNKREMQRQKAAEKGQDKPAHTPGVEKRAVKLVELGPRLRLRLMKVEDGVCDGKIMWHDFIKKSEKEVRKMDQSWDVRRKEKEQRKKLQRENIERKKQEKAKARGGKEVAEEDEDEGVDMDDEDWLSDDDFDKDAEGEGEAIDDDSDADSDESMEE; via the exons ATGGCCAAGCAACGTGTCAAGAAGCGCACTCATCAGAAGCCGCAAAATGCTTCCGTTGTGAAGGGCAGCGCTGCCTCAATGTCGAAAACCCCAAAGTCTATGGTCATTCGAGTAGGCGCTTCTCAAGTTGGTAGCAGTGTGACCCAGTTGGTTAAGGACGTCCGTCGTATGATGGAGCCCGATACTGCTGTGCGATTGAAG GAACGCAAATCCAACAGACTGCGAGATTATACCGTTATGACGGGTCCCCTAGGCGTCACTCATCTTATGTTGTTCTCTAAATCTGCAACTGGCAACACAAATATGCGACTCGCTGTTACTCCCCGTGGACCCACTCTTCACTTCAAAGTCGAGAACTATTCGCTGTGCAAGGACGTTGAGAGATCCATGAAGCGCCCAAAAAGTGGCGGACAAGACCATAAGACACCGCCTCTGTTGGTCATGAACAACTTCACCACGCCAGGTGCAACTGAAGATTCCAAAGTGCCGAAGCGGCTCGAGACCCTCACAACTACGATCTTCCAATCCCTCTTCCCTCCCATTAACCCCCAAATCCAGCCTCTCTCTTCCATCCGCCGTGTTATGCTTCTCAACCGAGAGCCTGCCGAAAAAGATAGTGACTCATATATCTTGACTCTCCGTCACTACGCCATTGCCACGAAGAAGACCGGTGTATCGAAAAGAATCCGCCGCCTGGATCCCAAAGAGATTCGGAACCGagacaagaaaaagaccGCCGTtcccaaccttggaaagctAGAAGATGCTGCTGATTACCTGCTCGACCCCTCTGCTGCAGGTTACACATCAGCTAGTGAAACCGAGCTAGACACCGATGCCGAAGTGGAGGTTGCAGAGAGCACGACCCGCCGAGTTCTGAACAAGCGAGAAATGCAGCGCCAAAAGGCTGCAGAGAAGGGTCAGGACAAGCCAGCCCATACCCCCGGTGTTGAAAAGCGGGCTGTGAAACTCGTGGAGCTGGGTCCTCGCTTACGGCTTCGCTTGATGAAGGTTGAGGATGGAGTCTGCGATGGCAAGATCATGTGGCACGACTTCATCAAGAAATCTGAGAAGGAGGTGCGGAAAATGGACCAGAGCTGGGACGTTCGgaggaaggagaaggagcagagaaagaagctGCAGAGGGAGAACATTGAGCGGAAGAAGCAGGAAAAGGCCAAGGCTAGAGGTGGCAAAGAAGTggccgaggaggatgaggatgagggtGTTGATATGGACGATGAAGATTGGCTCAGCGATGATGACTTTGATAAAGACGCTGAGGGTGAGGGTGAAGCGATAGATGACGACTCTGACGCCGATTCAGACGAGTCCATGGAAGAGTGA
- a CDS encoding metalloprotease, translating to MVSRIVEELYKDPQLRRTFRLRGSIRFENHSNTLSPARELEEGLKSMNIHGRSAPRRSPRIAAREKTPSSAAAREPKTPLPAIKRPQADQFCVYNIPIEFSESTHRVAAYIKEYKSPHNVTLGHIYEGLGDMDVDEVIQQKDDESLKSRFQRALIALLSQPFDYMVRAGTQVGVLSTGEADIYLRIDDDPSTLFYHLSVPKGDVGNETGWDSHSDCPNRLHLTAVGQSLAFTLQALRLQPRNQAWRWQAIDNLPKWEIVLAGILDGISEDDVPSSEYRPPKANNSFVRSPVQLRRRRLKSNTDGFRPSSTHSSSDDDGDDPNTPSRRLHVPQGLERRQRVAIGQQRDPAKAGSFCEDNHRRYCTLKCLRGLVNRGALNRELDRACPNVINHGKTKHILTLQSFIKLLQRQLSETVNADCETLGIHGSRGALLKVTLSSHGYTAPAKCTVPEFRDFLRHEAAVYNILRPIQGVCHGANRDA from the coding sequence ATGGTTTCGAGAATCGTTGAAGAGCTCTACAAGGATCCACAACTTCGACGCACTTTCCGTCTAAGAGGGTCGATCCGTTTCGAAAACCATTCTAATACACTGAGCCCAGCACGCGAACTAGAAGAAGGGTTGAAGAGTATGAATATTCACGGTCGCTCGGCACCGCGGCGCTCACCGCGTATAGCTGCCCGAGAGAAGACGCCATCCAGTGCGGCTGCACGTGAGCCTAAAACTCCGCTGCCAGCAATCAAACGACCTCAAGCTGACCAATTTTGCGTCTATAATATTCCAATCGAATTCTCAGAATCAACACATCGCGTCGCTGCTTATATCAAAGAATACAAATCTCCACACAATGTGACTTTGGGCCATATATACGAGGGATTGGGAGATATGGATGTTGATGAAGTGATACAGCAGAAAGATGATGAGTCTCTGAAATCTCGCTTTCAGCGAGCTCTTATTGCACTCCTCTCGCAGCCCTTTGACTATATGGTACGCGCTGGTACGCAGGTAGGAGTCCTCAGCACTGGCGAAGCCGATATCTATCTGCGAATTGACGATGACCCTTCAACACTTTTCTACCACCTTTCCGTGCCAAAAGGAGACGTAGGAAATGAGACAGGGTGGGACTCTCACTCGGATTGCCCTAATCGCTTACACTTGACTGCCGTAGGTCAGTCTCTCGCCTTTACTCTCCAGGCGCTACGCTTGCAGCCCCGGAATCAGGCTTGGAGGTGGCAAGCAATCGATAACCTGCCAAAGTGGGAAATTGTACTTGCGGGAATTCTGGACGGTATTTCAGAAGATGACGTGCCATCTTCCGAATATCGTCCCCCAAAAGCGAATAACTCCTTCGTGCGATCTCCGGTCCAACTGCGTCGCAGGAGGCTTAAATCCAACACGGATGGTTTTCGACCCTCGAGCACGCATAGTAGTTCTGATGACGACGGGGATGACCCCAATACACCAAGCCGACGTTTGCACGTTCCTCAGGGCCTCGAAAGAAGGCAACGAGTAGCAATTGGCCAACAGCGTGACCCAGCCAAGGCAGGGTCATTTTGCGAGGATAATCATCGGCGCTACTGCACGTTAAAATGCCTCCGTGGTCTAGTAAATCGAGGGGCTTTGAACAGGGAATTAGACCGGGCTTGCCCCAATGTCATTAATCATGGAAAAACGAAGCACATTCTGACCTTGCAATCCTTCATCAAGCTGTTGCAGCGTCAACTATCCGAGACCGTCAATGCAGACTGTGAGACGCTTGGTATCCATGGTTCCCGAGGTGCTCTTTTGAAAGTGACGCTCTCATCACACGGGTACACCGCGCCCGCGAAATGCACGGTTCCAGAGTTCCGCGACTTCCTTCGCCATGAAGCAGCTGTATACAACATCCTTCGTCCGATCCAGGGAgtatgtcacggtgcgaaccgtgatgcttag
- a CDS encoding Riboflavin synthase, alpha subunit, translating into MFTGLVETIGTVTALEPIDTSSSGGGGTSLTISDCEEILTDAHLGDSIAVNGTCLTVTAFDKTWFKVGCAPETLRRTNLGSLQANSHVNLERAVSADTRMGGHFVQGHVDTVAEILSVTPDGNSLVFRLQPRDRDILRYIVEKGYVTMDGASLTVTKVVDGQDGYWEVMLIAYTQGKVVTAAKKPGDLVNVEIDIVGKYVEKSVQGYFAGTSGGDFTILEKMVNKIVDERLKQ; encoded by the exons ATGTTCACAGGTCTTGTTGAGACAATTGGGA CTGTCACGGCCTTGGAGCCCATCGATACCTCGTCGAGCGGGGGCGGGGGAACGTCTCTCACCATCTCCGACTGTGAGGAGATACTCACCGACGCGCACCTGGGCGATAGCATCGCAGTGAATG GAACATGTCTTACGGTCACTGCATTCGATAAGACCTGGTTCAAGGTTGGCTGTGCGCCAGAGACGCTACGACGCACAAACCTGGGCTCCTTGCAGGCCAATTCACACGTGAACCTCGAACGCGCCGTTTCAGCCGATACCAGGATGGGAGGACACTTCGTGCAGGGCCATGTCGATACCGTTGCGGAGATTCTGTCTGTTACGCCGGATGGAAACTCGTTGGTGTTCCGGCTGCAACCACGCGATAGAGATATTCTGCGCTATATTGTGGAGAAGGGCTACGTGACCATGGATGGTGCTAGCTTGACTGTCACCAAGGTTGTCGATGGACAGGACGGATACTGGGAGGTCATGCTTATTGCCTACACGCAGGGGAAGGTGGTCACCGCGGCGAAAAAGCCGGGTGACCTTGTCAACGTTGAGATTGATATTGTAGGCAAGTATGTGGAGAAGAGCGTGCAGGGATACTTTGCTGGTACCTCCGGCGGAGATTTCACTATCTTGGAGAAGATGGTGAACAAGATCGTCGATGAAAGGCTCAAGCAATAG
- a CDS encoding CAIB/BAIF family enzyme: MTVALRFQVVARRSGLSWGSNALRRTVPGRSYYSTVPVDGSLPLAGIRVLDMTRVLAGPYCTQILGDLGADVVKVEHPVRGDDTRAWGPPYAKYEDASRKGPGESAYYLAVNRNKKSLGLSFQHKSGVEILHKLAKECDVLVENYLPGGLKKYGMDYESLREINPKLIYASITGYGQTGPYSTRAGYDVMVEAEMGLMHITGARDGAPVKVGVAVTDLTTGLYTSNAIMAALIARGRTGRGQHIDVCLSDCQVATLSNLASSALISGQKDSGRWGTAHPSIVPYRSYKTSDGDILFGGGNDRLFGVLCDRLGFSELKSDARFVTNSNRVQHRAEIDDIIESTTMQKTTQEWLDVFEGSGMPYAAVNDIQGTLNHKHVLARGMVTEVDHPACGPIKMVNTPIKYSEATPGVRMPPPTLGQHTDEILSTVLNYGEADIARLKDEGVVS, encoded by the exons ATGACGGTCGCGCTCAGGTTCCAAGTTGTTGCCCGTCGATCGGGCTTGTCCTGGGGTAGTAATGCCTTGCGGCGCACGGTGCCAGGACGGAGCTACTACAGTACAGTTCCAGTTGATGGGTCGTTGCCTTTAGCTGGTATTCGGGTGCTTGATATGACGCGCGTTTTGGCTGGT CCTTATTGTACTCAAATTCTGGGTGATTTAGG AGCAGACGTTGTCAAAGTCGAACACCCTGTGCGCGGCGACGATACTCGTGCTTGGGGTCCGCCGTATGCGAAGTACGAAGATGCTTCCAGAAAAGGCCCTGGTGAGAGTGCCTATTACCTAGCT GTCAACCGAAATAAGAAATCCCTTGGTCTATCCTTCCAGCACAAATCAGGTGTCGAGATTCTACACAAGCTTGCAAAGGAATGCGATGTCCTAGTCGAAAACTATCTCCCCGGGGGTTTAAAAAAGTACGGCATGGACTATGAGAGCCTGCGGGAAATCAACCCCAAGTTGATCTATGCAAGCATCACCGGGTATGGCCAGACAGGCCCATATAGCACCCGTGCAGGCTACGACGTCATGGTGGAAGCCGAGATGGGATTGATGCACATTACCGGTGCTCGGGATGGTGCGCCAGTAAAGGTTGGTGTTGCCGTCACCGATCTGACCACCGGACTATACACCTCAAATGCCATTATGGCGGCTTTGATTGCTCGGGGTCGGACTGGTAGAGGTCAACATATCGATGTCTGTTTGAGTGATTGCCAGGTCGCTACGCTATCGAACCTGGCTAGCTCTGCGCTTATCAGTGGGCAAAAGGATTCCGGCCGTTGGGGCACAGCACACC CATCAATAGTACCCTACCGGAGCTACAAGACCAGTGACGGAGACATTCTCTTTGGCGGTGGTAATGATAGGCTTTTTGGCGTGTTGTGTGATCGACTGGGCTTCTCTGAGCTGAAGTCGGACGCCCGCTTCGTCACTAACAGCAACCGAGTGCAGCACCGGGCGGAGATTGACGATATTATTGAAAGCACTACTATGCAGAAGACCACGCAGGAGTGGTTGGATGTCTTTGAAGGTAGCGGTATGCCCTATGCGGCTGTCAACGACATTCAGGGGACCCTGAATCACAAGCATG TTTTGGCACGAGGCATGGTGACAGAAGTTGACCACCCTGCATGTGGTCCCATCAAGATGGTCAACACGCCTATCAAGTACTCCGAAGCGACACCAGGCGTGCGCATGCCTCCTCCTACTTTAGGTCAGCATACGGATGAGATATTGAGTACTGTCCTCAATTATGGGGAGGCGGACATCGCTCGCTTGAAGGATGAGGGAGTCGTGTCCTGA
- a CDS encoding Zinc finger, PHD-finger has protein sequence MTVSAAFMGLPAPDINPECPQSVHEGNIFDHEGISEVIQPLSSPLELMADNLPWESWGSLAMPQEDAVWTTARATETVHQNASTALASNRTRSGRRVTQPAAREAESVVTKGPPVKAAAKKRKRLNRQVNIVCTGCYRGYSPSNNLIVLCDSCDAPWHQKCHNPNIDNEVIKISEMSWFCIKCKPEQRQTAQVKSQKKAVMKVKKNGRSMKQPVAGSQVSGNCYSEEERRAYLSSLSHDSLVQLLVKVSNEWPSVPLFPSDMHTMTDFTPSLLPPHNNRASKTTPEKKPRPATLDWEQLGTPSENANAMDPNQRIGKTSDTTASEDTVLDNNIIFAAMVSDAAPNSAPPTLGVTGDQTFTGFSHAHASTTAPQNSTTTTLQTPSRAARKITSQAAPTTARDRKASFVSSNSDLLTDDESSYSQSRLQSPTPSMSQSSHFGSQHDSDYDPEDYRVYPEAGQGFQVPSTPSDLDIMAEDENCLTFSHSIRGAAKEARNRKPHSALGHRKQ, from the coding sequence ATGACGGTTTCAGCGGCATTCATGGGTCTCCCCGCCCCCGACATCAACCCAGAGTGCCCCCAGAGCGTCCATGAGGGCAACATATTTGACCACGAGGGCATCTCAGAAGTGATCCAACCACTATCATCACCCCTGGAGCTTATGGCTGATAACCTACCCTGGGAAAGTTGGGGATCACTAGCAATGCCTCAGGAAGACGCAGTTTGGACAACAGCCCGGGCTACGGAAACTGTTCATCAAAATGCCAGCACTGCCCTGGCTTCAAATCGAACTCGATCTGGCCGTCGTGTTACCCAGCCAGCTGCTAGGGAAGCTGAGTCTGTGGTAACAAAAGGGCCACCTGTCAAAGCGGCAGCAAAAAAACGGAAGCGTTTGAATCGCCAGGTGAATATAGTTTGCACTGGCTGCTACCGAGGATACAGCCCTTCGAACAATTTGATTGTTCTGTGTGACTCATGCGATGCTCCGTGGCATCAGAAATGTCACAACCCGAACATCGATAATGAGGTTATCAAAATATCGGAGATGAGTTGGTTTTGCATCAAGTGTAAGCCCGAGCAACGTCAGACAGCCCAGGTCAAATCTCAAAAGAAGGCTGTAATgaaagtgaaaaaaaatggaCGATCGATGAAGCAGCCTGTGGCTGGATCTCAAGTCAGTGGAAATTGTTAttcagaagaagaacgccGGGCGTATCTGTCATCTCTTTCGCATGATTCCCTGGTCCAGCTTTTAGTGAAAGTCTCAAACGAATGGCCGTCGGTTCCTCTGTTTCCCTCTGATATGCACACCATGACTGATTTCACTCCCTCCCTCTTGCCGCCACACAACAATCGGGCTTCCAAAACTACACCAGAGAAAAAACCTCGGCCTGCAACACTTGATTGGGAACAATTGGGAACCCCGTCCGAGAACGCTAACGCCATGGATCCAAACCAACGGATCGGCAAGACTTCTGATACCACAGCTTCTGAAGATACTGTCCTGGATAATAACATAATATTTGCTGCAATGGTCTCCGATGCTGCTCCCAACTCGGCTCCCCCAACTCTTGGTGTCACCGGGGACCAGACTTTCACCGGATTTTCTCATGCGCATGCCTCCACAACTGCTCCCCAGAATTCTACCACAACGACTTTGCAGACACCTTCCAGGGCTGCGCGCAAGATTACATCTCAAGCTGCGCCTACAACTGCACGTGATCGCAAGGCCTCTTTCGTTTCCTCGAACTCTGACCTCCTCACCGATGACGAGTCATCATACTCTCAATCTCGACTACAGTCTCCCACTCCGTCTATGTCCCAGTCTTCACATTTTGGATCCCAGCATGATTCGGACTATGATCCTGAAGATTACCGCGTTTACCCTGAAGCTGGCCAGGGCTTCCAGGTGCCGTCGACCCCAAGCGATCTTGACATCATGGCTGAGGATGAGAATTGCCTTACCTTTAGTCACTCTATCCGAGGCGCCGCTAAGGAGGCTCGGAACCGGAAGCCTCATTCGGCGTTGGGTCATCGCAAGCAGTGA
- a CDS encoding Short-chain dehydrogenase/reductase family protein, putative, protein MSSSTPQLIKTTAKVPHPTPGPTNPHTNVLTIDTLINILSKSLLNPFIAWISVLCLRAQVTPSTDPAWILTVSYATALTVLFIARIINQRAAHGVPRTVDFEHEVVVITGGASGLGQLIAQMYSMRGGSVAVLDIKNIPETCSDEVFGEGVLYIKCDVAERGALEVAKKRILKELGTPTIVINCAAARINGLPLLDLPADAFEMTIRTNLLAAFHLYQVFLPGIIAAENGGTLVTVSSVLGQLGAAGLSDYAASKAGLSALHRTIEAETRGNPLVKTLLVEVGQMSTPLFDWVRAPNQFFAPVLEPVEVAREMVTAIDSGRGGVIRLPIYAKLVNWYAVLPATVQRIARYLSGIDAAVIQSRQTSDKTD, encoded by the exons ATGTCATCCTCAACCCCTCAGCTCATAAAAACAACGGCCAAAGTACCCCACCCAACTCCCGGCCCAACAAACCCACACACCAACGTCCTAACAATCGATACCCTAATAAACATCCTCTCCAAATCCCTCCTCAACCCCTTCATAGCCTGGATTTCCGTACTCTGCCTGCGCGCACAGGTAACACCATCAACAGACCCAGCCTGGATTCTCACTGTCAGTTACGCAACGGCCCTGACAGTCCTTTTCATCGCGCGGATTATCAACCAGCGCGCCGCCCACGGTGTCCCGCGCACAGTCGATTTCGAGCATGAAGTCGTGGTCATCACCGGCGGGGCGAGTGGACTGGGTCAGTTGATTGCGCAGATGTATAGTATGCGCGGGGGGAGTGTCGCCGTACTGGATATTAAGAACATTCCGGAAACATGCAGCGATGAGGTCTTTGGAGAAGGCGTTTTGTACATTAAATGTGATGTCGCGGAGAGGGGCGCATTGGAGGTTGCGAAAAAGAGGATTTTGAAAGAG CTAGGAACACCGACGATCGTCATCAATTGTGCCGCGGCCAGGATCAACGGCCTCCCCTTGCTTGATCTGCCAGCGGACGCATTCGAAATGACCATCCGCACTAATCTGCTGGCAGCTTTCCATCTGTACCAAGTCTTCTTGCCTGGGATCATCGCAGCAGAAAATGGAGGAACCCTTGTCACGGTCAGCTCTGTGCTGGGCCAGTTGGGTGCTGCGGGACTATCAGACTATGCAGCAAGTAAAGCCGGACTTAGCGCACTCCATCGGACGATAGAAGCAGAAACCAGGGGTAACCCGTTGGTCAAGACATTGTTGGTGGAAGTTGGGCAGATGTCGACGCCGTTGTTCGACTGGGTGCGTGCACCGAACCAGTTCTTTGCGCCAGTCTTGGAACCGGTCGAAGTAGCGCGGGAGATGGTGACAGCGATTGATAGCGGTCGAGGTGGTGTGATCAGATTGCCTATTTATGCAAAGCTCGTGAATTGGTACGCCGTGCTACCCGCCACGGTGCAACGGATTGCGAGATATCTGAGTGGAATAGATGCTGCCGTGATTCAAAGCCGGCAGACATCTGACAAGACAGATTGA